A window of Polyangia bacterium genomic DNA:
GCGCCCGGCGACGCCAGCCAGAACGCCCCCACCCCGCGCGCTGCGCGCCGCGCGGCCTCCGCAGGCGGCAGCGGCACCGCCGGGACAACGATCACGGAACCGAACGCGCCGGCCGAAACGCCGCCGCGAAGAAATCACGCAGGTACTGTGCCGCCGACAGCAGCGACACCACCATCGACAGGTAAAGAACGATCATCCCCGCCCGGTGATAATCGAGGTTGATCCCCGTCCCCAGCACCGGATAGCGGAAGTAGATCAGCAGCATCATGATCGCCACCAGCTGCAGCGCGGTCTTGATCTTGCCGCCGTCGCTGGCGGCGATCACCAGCCCTTGAGCCGAGGCCACGCTGCGCAGGCCATTGATCGCCAGATCGCGGGCGATCAGCACCACCACCACCCAGGCCGGCACCCGGCCCAGCGAGACCATGAACACCAGCACCGCGGTGACGATCAGCTTGTCCGCCAGCGGATCGAGAAATTTTCCCAGCGTGCTGACCTGCCCCCGGCTGCGCGCCAGGTATCCGTCCAGCGCATCACCGGCGGCCGCGCCCAGATACAGGAGGCTGGCCAGGAAGCTGCGAAATGGGCTGAAATTATCCATGAACAGCAGCACGAACGGCACCAGCACCACCCGGCCCATGGTGACCAGGTTCGGCAGGTTGGTGATCTCGCGTCTTAGGGTTGCCATCAGTCAGGCTGGCCGGTGGGGTTCGGCTTTGACCCGGCGATGATGACGGGGCGAACGGCCGCCGTCCAGCAGGACCACGCCCTCGCCTTCGCACTGGATCTGGAACAGGCGACCGCCGCGCAGAGCGTGCGGCACGATCCGGCCCACCCAGCCGTATAGCCTTCCGCGCGGTACGAACACCGGGTGGGCGCTGGTCACGCGCACCGCCGACGGCGGCAGATCAAATTGCAGCGCCACCCGGCCGCTGCCGCGAAACTGCAACAAGCGCAGCCGATCGCCGGGGATGCGGCCCGCCTCCCAGGAGACACCGCGATCGAACGCCAGCACCCGATCCTCACGCAGATAAAAGATGTCGTCGTCGAGGGCGACGGTCGTCCAGTGGCCGGCCGGCCCGGTCACCAGCAACTGACCAGCGCCCGCCACCCGGAAAAATCCGCGGCGTTTGC
This region includes:
- the pgsA gene encoding CDP-diacylglycerol--glycerol-3-phosphate 3-phosphatidyltransferase, yielding MATLRREITNLPNLVTMGRVVLVPFVLLFMDNFSPFRSFLASLLYLGAAAGDALDGYLARSRGQVSTLGKFLDPLADKLIVTAVLVFMVSLGRVPAWVVVVLIARDLAINGLRSVASAQGLVIAASDGGKIKTALQLVAIMMLLIYFRYPVLGTGINLDYHRAGMIVLYLSMVVSLLSAAQYLRDFFAAAFRPARSVP